The Bacteroidota bacterium genome includes a region encoding these proteins:
- a CDS encoding helix-turn-helix transcriptional regulator, producing the protein MKKIKKAREYNSPKLSELLAEITPLEMEKTKVKMQISARIEELMEQKGWNKSELAEKVGKHPSEITKWMSGTQNFTMEVLTEIAFTLGVDVSVFFDKKHFQLIYKSTFIVAAIVANPTLENRTPTAKGEGVYGISMFSGITSRLINPKFHKA; encoded by the coding sequence ATGAAGAAAATTAAGAAAGCGCGTGAGTATAATAGTCCCAAATTATCGGAACTTCTCGCAGAGATCACACCATTAGAAATGGAAAAAACAAAAGTGAAAATGCAAATTTCGGCGCGAATTGAAGAATTGATGGAACAAAAGGGATGGAACAAGTCAGAACTAGCTGAAAAGGTTGGAAAACATCCATCCGAAATAACAAAATGGATGAGTGGAACTCAAAATTTTACAATGGAGGTCTTGACTGAGATTGCGTTTACTTTAGGTGTTGATGTTTCTGTTTTTTTTGATAAAAAACATTTTCAGCTTATTTACAAAAGCACATTTATTGTAGCAGCAATTGTGGCTAATCCGACTTTAGAAAATAGAACACCTACAGCTAAAGGAGAAGGTGTGTATGGAATTTCCATGTTTTCTGGTATTACAAGCAGATTAATTAATCCAAAATTTCATAAAGCATAA
- a CDS encoding T9SS type A sorting domain-containing protein, giving the protein MGTRKHKLLTFLLSYMTFCYVGFTQAPDKRIIYLSDDDLNNSFNHSLLNDVFGEDNWEEFYYVSLDTTGIFSANTCMIFMEGSHDVSDEFTDFYEVYRDAAEEYVYNGGNLYINFLSVPEFSYYLGFDSIYRSSNESFNWAGTFLAETHEIYEGPFYPIINPIDFSPILGFLNSKGSFSGSNFDTLMLDTSGTQICLLKKIFGTGQIIASQFKATTDDYYSEEHLDLRRNILWHLAPCLHSQNDLGIQDLFTPDNSCNLSTEEILSVSAHNFGFANQNNYDVSFQIDDGEIFTETFTQYITAYLSDTITFSAPADFSGCGAHTVKIWTILVGDTIPQNDTLIYTITNICATETTIGLPTEICYNNDPVIANPEVGGGYWEGLGITDPDSGIFDPAIVGEGNSSVVAYTYQTAIDYTREIIPFDPPAFTDSISISLIYNDDVDTLLLPFDFVFFSNSYDVMYPASNGYIAFGAPHDTWYINIPDVGGINNLLALAGYDLDPTTGGSIYYSVEGTAPYRQLQLRYDDVTLAISPDHFIDVTTVLYESTNIIDLYVDKLPEVGAFGFVQGISNEDGSQYYYTKTTGTQVWFIGANDTAFRFTPTLCPRTIFDTIQVVGDITQNVLGNDTVFCFGESVELLSNTVSSYYLWNTDDTTQSITVNDEGYYTIELEYLSGCRILDTIFAEEIDSILLNITSTPCSIGETNGTATVEIFTGGLPPFTYFWSTGEETQTIENLSPGFYTVTVIDSLGCFVTDNVEVTFEIGVENFITNSINIYPNPAEGYFIIDVGNTFLNAPIELINIEGKIVYNSILKTNSTEMKIADFARGIYHLKISSGKNNYSQTVIIQ; this is encoded by the coding sequence ATGGGTACTCGAAAACACAAACTTCTTACCTTTTTACTGAGTTACATGACTTTTTGCTATGTTGGGTTTACACAAGCACCAGACAAAAGGATCATATACCTGAGCGATGATGACCTTAATAATTCTTTTAATCATAGTTTATTAAATGATGTATTTGGTGAAGATAATTGGGAAGAATTTTATTATGTTTCCTTAGACACTACGGGTATTTTCTCGGCAAATACTTGTATGATTTTTATGGAAGGGTCGCATGATGTAAGTGATGAATTTACGGATTTTTATGAAGTTTATCGGGATGCGGCAGAGGAATATGTCTATAATGGAGGTAATTTATATATTAATTTTTTATCAGTTCCGGAATTTTCTTATTATTTAGGATTTGATAGCATTTATAGGAGTTCTAATGAAAGTTTTAATTGGGCTGGTACGTTTTTAGCTGAAACTCACGAAATATATGAAGGGCCATTTTACCCTATTATTAATCCTATAGATTTTTCTCCTATACTTGGTTTTTTAAATTCTAAGGGAAGTTTCTCCGGCTCCAATTTTGATACGCTTATGCTTGATACATCGGGAACACAAATTTGTTTACTGAAAAAAATATTTGGTACCGGACAAATTATAGCAAGTCAATTTAAAGCAACAACTGATGATTATTACTCCGAAGAGCATCTTGATCTACGCCGTAACATCCTCTGGCATCTTGCACCTTGTTTACATTCTCAAAATGATTTAGGTATTCAGGATTTATTTACGCCGGATAATTCCTGCAATCTAAGCACCGAAGAAATATTAAGTGTATCTGCTCATAATTTCGGTTTTGCAAATCAAAATAATTATGATGTAAGTTTTCAGATAGATGATGGAGAGATTTTTACAGAAACTTTTACGCAATATATCACTGCTTATTTATCAGATACGATTACATTTTCAGCACCTGCAGATTTTTCAGGCTGTGGTGCACATACTGTCAAAATATGGACAATACTTGTTGGTGATACCATACCACAAAACGATACATTAATTTATACGATTACGAATATTTGTGCAACTGAAACTACCATAGGTTTACCAACGGAAATTTGTTACAACAATGATCCTGTCATTGCAAATCCTGAAGTTGGCGGTGGTTATTGGGAAGGGCTTGGAATAACTGACCCTGATTCAGGTATTTTTGATCCTGCAATTGTGGGTGAAGGAAATAGTTCGGTTGTTGCCTATACCTACCAGACAGCAATTGATTACACACGGGAAATAATTCCGTTTGACCCTCCTGCATTTACAGACTCAATTAGTATTTCACTTATTTATAACGATGATGTAGATACCTTACTACTTCCGTTTGATTTTGTTTTCTTTTCAAACAGCTATGATGTTATGTACCCGGCAAGTAACGGATATATTGCCTTTGGTGCACCACACGATACATGGTATATCAATATTCCCGATGTGGGTGGCATTAATAATTTATTAGCCCTTGCAGGATACGACCTCGACCCGACTACCGGAGGAAGCATTTACTATTCCGTTGAGGGAACTGCACCATATCGTCAGTTACAGTTGCGTTATGACGATGTTACACTTGCAATTTCACCTGACCATTTTATAGACGTAACGACAGTATTATATGAATCAACAAATATTATTGATCTGTATGTAGATAAATTACCGGAGGTAGGAGCCTTTGGCTTTGTGCAGGGTATTTCAAATGAAGACGGTAGTCAGTATTATTATACCAAAACTACCGGTACACAGGTTTGGTTTATCGGTGCAAACGATACTGCGTTCCGGTTTACTCCCACACTATGCCCGCGCACAATTTTTGATACTATTCAGGTGGTGGGAGATATAACGCAAAATGTACTTGGCAATGATACTGTATTTTGTTTCGGTGAAAGTGTCGAATTATTATCAAATACAGTTAGCTCCTATTATTTATGGAATACCGACGATACAACGCAATCAATAACTGTAAACGATGAAGGATATTACACAATTGAATTGGAATATTTATCAGGATGCAGAATATTGGATACCATTTTTGCGGAAGAAATAGATTCGATTCTTTTAAACATTACTTCTACGCCGTGTTCAATTGGAGAAACAAACGGAACTGCTACTGTAGAAATATTTACGGGTGGCTTACCGCCATTTACATATTTCTGGTCCACAGGCGAGGAAACACAAACGATTGAGAACCTCTCACCCGGATTTTATACCGTAACTGTGATTGATAGTTTGGGTTGTTTTGTGACGGATAATGTGGAGGTTACATTCGAGATTGGTGTTGAAAATTTTATAACTAATTCAATTAATATTTATCCAAATCCAGCAGAAGGATATTTTATTATTGATGTTGGAAATACGTTTTTAAATGCACCAATAGAATTAATAAATATTGAAGGTAAAATTGTTTATAACTCTATACTCAAAACAAATTCAACCGAAATGAAAATCGCTGATTTTGCACGAGGGATTTATCATTTAAAAATTTCTTCCGGTAAAAATAATTATTCACAAACTGTAATCATTCAATGA
- a CDS encoding T9SS type A sorting domain-containing protein has protein sequence MKTKLLIFIFCGLFSLSLNGQSIFTLDIQYGENTEINPLVYGNHFSRLFDRCRCYDPWSPESPVDSIDQCMEYIASIKSKVIRYPSGGDNKWMHSSSDSVGYGMLQSDIDTLLAMDSITVGQWTTQSAEVAEQYDLNPDGARYIDRLIDLVEYCDSVNGFKPKVIYVANVTMSRWLPSIYNVWGENLEAIRYLIDNGVDVVGIEMGNEHYDDENLFETFIDYWWHIRPLLDSLQDDTDLNSIPISLTAAPEPDFAELFSWSPGSVQRFKDWNTGLAGKSGSPKFDAYTVHIYNTSRMMEPCYQAYTDDYYNIDPDDPIVFDPDLGPDPYITASWQCALDSFENFVNDWLPYIFNHYTIIDDSTYRLGTDKRYWVTEWGVKPPSEEQDPLDPLYGNFNNTFVEAAFSMEYLLKLLEIQGASMPIDIEFATKHNTLSGYTYGLISTQGVLDPVDEPYYKRASYYSFVINENIFSTSYERVNASPVLLDGSYVPFVRGYFNEGSDLFYMCFVNGSDDTVKFAIHEMTGDTTALGYGSLTPSSSYGCYIKHIRATQLYGHGGMNQYMLDNSFYNDTTIAPLIDSIYFTYKSTFSPDSMVSLPPYSLGWVKWQVSPIPDRLTAQFDNIQVSTWPNPANDIVNFSIETFTNEENKFTVSVYNILGEKVSEMVLSDNSAEWHCANEVNGIYIYELTCSGIKLGTGKIILQ, from the coding sequence ATGAAAACCAAACTTTTAATCTTTATTTTCTGCGGGTTATTTTCTCTTTCTCTGAATGGACAAAGTATTTTCACCTTAGATATTCAGTATGGAGAGAATACTGAGATCAATCCGCTTGTTTACGGCAATCACTTCTCAAGATTGTTTGACCGATGCCGTTGTTATGATCCTTGGTCTCCCGAATCACCTGTAGACAGCATTGACCAATGTATGGAATACATTGCATCCATAAAATCCAAAGTTATCCGCTACCCTTCTGGTGGTGATAATAAATGGATGCACTCTTCAAGTGATAGTGTTGGATATGGAATGTTGCAATCAGATATTGATACCCTGCTGGCAATGGACTCAATTACTGTAGGTCAATGGACAACTCAATCCGCAGAAGTTGCAGAGCAATATGACCTTAATCCTGATGGTGCACGATATATTGACCGCTTGATTGATCTTGTCGAATATTGCGATAGTGTAAACGGTTTTAAGCCGAAAGTAATCTATGTTGCAAATGTAACTATGAGCCGATGGCTGCCGAGTATTTATAATGTTTGGGGAGAAAATCTGGAGGCCATAAGATATCTGATTGATAACGGTGTCGATGTAGTTGGAATTGAAATGGGTAATGAGCATTATGATGATGAAAATTTATTCGAAACATTTATTGATTATTGGTGGCATATAAGGCCATTGCTTGATTCATTGCAGGATGATACTGATTTAAATTCGATACCAATATCATTAACTGCTGCACCTGAACCAGATTTTGCTGAATTATTCAGTTGGTCGCCCGGAAGTGTCCAACGATTCAAAGATTGGAACACGGGTCTTGCAGGAAAATCAGGCTCACCCAAATTTGACGCATATACTGTACATATTTATAATACCTCCCGTATGATGGAACCTTGTTATCAGGCTTATACAGATGATTATTATAATATTGACCCAGATGATCCAATTGTATTCGATCCAGATTTAGGGCCTGACCCATATATTACTGCTTCTTGGCAATGCGCTTTAGATAGTTTTGAAAATTTTGTAAACGATTGGTTGCCGTATATATTTAACCATTACACCATAATCGATGACAGCACATATCGGTTGGGCACAGATAAAAGATATTGGGTAACTGAATGGGGGGTGAAGCCGCCGAGTGAAGAACAGGATCCTCTCGATCCACTTTATGGTAACTTTAATAACACCTTTGTTGAGGCAGCCTTCAGTATGGAATATTTACTAAAACTGCTTGAGATTCAAGGAGCTAGTATGCCCATTGATATTGAATTTGCCACAAAACACAATACTTTGTCAGGGTATACGTATGGTTTAATAAGTACACAAGGCGTATTAGACCCTGTTGATGAACCATATTATAAACGTGCATCGTATTATTCCTTTGTAATTAATGAAAATATATTTTCAACGAGTTATGAAAGAGTGAATGCATCTCCTGTATTACTAGACGGAAGTTACGTCCCGTTTGTAAGAGGATATTTTAATGAAGGAAGCGATCTGTTTTATATGTGTTTTGTAAACGGAAGTGATGACACCGTTAAGTTTGCCATACATGAAATGACTGGCGATACAACCGCTCTCGGCTACGGAAGCTTAACCCCATCCAGTTCCTACGGATGTTATATAAAACATATCCGTGCAACGCAGTTATACGGGCACGGCGGAATGAATCAATACATGCTTGATAATTCTTTTTATAATGATACCACCATAGCACCGCTTATTGACTCTATTTATTTTACTTATAAATCCACATTTTCGCCTGATTCAATGGTATCGTTGCCACCATATAGTTTAGGATGGGTTAAATGGCAGGTATCGCCGATACCGGATCGCCTCACTGCTCAGTTTGATAATATTCAGGTTTCAACATGGCCGAATCCCGCGAATGATATTGTGAATTTCAGCATTGAAACATTTACAAACGAAGAAAATAAATTCACTGTTTCCGTTTATAATATTCTCGGTGAAAAAGTATCAGAAATGGTATTGAGCGATAATAGTGCAGAATGGCATTGCGCGAATGAAGTAAACGGGATTTACATTTATGAATTAACCTGTTCTGGAATAAAATTAGGGACTGGGAAAATTATATTGCAATAA
- a CDS encoding MFS transporter — translation MFSSALKIYTDSYKGLTKSVWILAIIQFINRSGSMVLPFMSVYMTTSLGYTTTDAGIIISVFGAGSMLGSYLGGRFTDSMGPFKVQTLSLILGGISYLFLPFFTDIYLLAIGVFICGVINDSMRPASSAMIGYFSTPETTTRSFSLLRMAINLGVAIGPAIAGLLAGISYVWLFVGDGVTCIIAGLVFFFLFRDKQPQLHKNKPVAGEVKKSPYRDRQFLMFLTLVFLYAAAFFQIFSSIPLYYKDVYLKPEYVIGLLIGFNGLIVFVFEMIIVSQIEKRYTPGNMIVTGTIMLGLSFFLFNIGHSMFILLVSMALLSFSEIFAMPFMISHAIKTSSPATRGSYVASYTIAWSMAFIISPIGSTAIIENFNYAALWWVMGGICMVCAWGFRNNMKEKQILKQQVNSSEGDL, via the coding sequence GTGTTTTCTTCCGCACTTAAAATTTATACGGATTCTTATAAAGGATTGACCAAATCTGTTTGGATATTGGCAATTATTCAGTTCATTAATCGGAGTGGAAGCATGGTTTTGCCATTTATGTCGGTGTATATGACCACATCTTTGGGTTACACCACTACTGATGCAGGTATAATTATATCGGTATTCGGGGCAGGAAGTATGCTTGGATCCTATTTGGGAGGACGATTTACCGATAGCATGGGACCCTTTAAGGTGCAAACATTAAGTTTGATCCTTGGAGGAATTTCTTATCTCTTTTTACCATTTTTTACAGATATTTATTTGCTGGCAATCGGTGTATTTATTTGCGGTGTGATTAATGACAGTATGCGACCGGCTTCCTCTGCTATGATAGGTTATTTTTCAACTCCGGAAACCACTACCCGCTCCTTTTCCCTTTTACGGATGGCAATTAATCTTGGTGTTGCTATTGGTCCCGCCATTGCAGGACTTTTAGCAGGAATAAGTTATGTGTGGCTTTTTGTTGGAGATGGCGTTACCTGCATTATTGCGGGACTTGTATTTTTCTTTTTGTTCAGGGATAAACAACCTCAATTACATAAAAATAAACCTGTTGCAGGTGAGGTAAAAAAATCTCCTTATCGCGACAGACAATTTTTAATGTTCTTGACCTTGGTGTTTTTATATGCTGCGGCATTTTTTCAAATATTCAGCAGTATTCCGTTGTATTACAAGGATGTTTATCTCAAACCGGAATATGTAATTGGATTGTTAATCGGTTTTAACGGACTAATTGTTTTTGTTTTTGAGATGATAATAGTTTCTCAAATTGAAAAGCGATATACACCTGGGAATATGATAGTAACAGGAACAATTATGTTGGGACTTTCCTTTTTTCTCTTCAACATCGGACATAGTATGTTCATACTTTTGGTATCGATGGCGTTACTCAGTTTTTCCGAAATATTTGCCATGCCATTTATGATATCCCATGCAATAAAAACGTCATCACCTGCTACGCGGGGAAGTTATGTCGCTTCCTATACTATTGCTTGGTCAATGGCATTTATCATCTCCCCGATTGGAAGCACAGCTATCATTGAAAATTTTAATTATGCAGCGCTTTGGTGGGTTATGGGGGGAATTTGTATGGTTTGTGCTTGGGGATTTAGAAACAATATGAAGGAAAAACAAATATTGAAACAACAAGTAAACAGTTCGGAAGGCGATTTGTAA
- a CDS encoding UbiX family flavin prenyltransferase, whose product MLKRKIVVAITGASGAIYAKVLLDKLVKIKPQLSAVGIVMSDNAKAVWKFELGDESYNDYDFTFFQKNDFNAPFASGSAQYETMIICPCSMGTLGRIATGISNDLVTRAADVILKERRKLILMVRDTPYNLIHIRNMETVTLAGGIICPASPSFYSLPKNFEDLAATVVNRALDLAGLEVEGFRWNEGN is encoded by the coding sequence ATGTTGAAACGAAAAATAGTTGTAGCAATTACAGGAGCAAGCGGAGCCATTTATGCAAAGGTTTTGTTGGATAAACTTGTCAAAATTAAGCCCCAGCTTTCTGCTGTAGGAATAGTTATGAGTGATAACGCCAAAGCAGTCTGGAAATTTGAATTAGGTGATGAAAGTTACAATGACTACGACTTCACATTTTTCCAAAAAAATGACTTTAACGCTCCATTTGCCTCAGGATCAGCACAATATGAAACTATGATCATATGCCCTTGCTCCATGGGAACCCTTGGTCGCATAGCTACCGGAATTTCCAACGACCTGGTAACAAGAGCTGCCGATGTGATCCTGAAAGAACGGCGAAAGCTCATCCTAATGGTTCGCGACACACCCTATAATCTTATTCATATCCGCAACATGGAAACTGTCACCTTAGCAGGTGGAATTATTTGTCCTGCTTCCCCTTCCTTCTATAGTTTACCCAAAAATTTTGAAGATTTAGCCGCCACCGTTGTAAATCGTGCATTGGATCTGGCAGGATTGGAGGTAGAGGGGTTTAGATGGAACGAGGGGAATTGA
- a CDS encoding thioredoxin family protein, whose translation MQKKYYVVAVLVIITGTLLAFGLPQRSTENIAEAADTQPVATDSAIAEFKWNSVMESIELQKTSKKKLFIDVYTTWCGPCKMLDANTFSNPVIRKILSEYYIPTKFNAESGDSILFKGQTFTNPNYSPQPRKSTHEFAVYIASTQNGLGYPTMVFLDEELNMIQPIAGYLTPQQLEPILVYFGTDANKTTDWPTYYAAFKSSISQ comes from the coding sequence ATGCAGAAGAAATATTATGTTGTTGCCGTACTTGTGATTATTACGGGAACTTTACTTGCTTTTGGATTGCCCCAGAGATCCACTGAAAATATTGCCGAAGCTGCTGATACACAGCCTGTTGCTACTGATTCCGCTATTGCAGAATTTAAATGGAATTCAGTTATGGAATCTATTGAACTGCAAAAAACCAGTAAAAAGAAATTGTTCATCGATGTTTATACCACCTGGTGTGGACCCTGTAAAATGCTTGATGCTAATACTTTTTCGAATCCGGTGATTAGAAAAATTCTTTCAGAATACTATATTCCAACTAAATTTAATGCGGAAAGCGGTGATTCTATCCTGTTTAAAGGACAAACTTTTACAAATCCGAACTATTCACCACAACCGAGAAAAAGTACCCATGAATTTGCCGTTTATATTGCTTCCACCCAGAACGGACTCGGATATCCTACAATGGTATTTTTAGATGAGGAATTAAATATGATCCAGCCTATAGCAGGATATCTTACACCTCAGCAATTAGAACCGATCTTAGTGTATTTTGGAACTGATGCAAATAAAACAACCGATTGGCCTACTTATTACGCGGCTTTTAAATCCTCCATTTCTCAATAA
- a CDS encoding DUF255 domain-containing protein, producing the protein MIIELLVSAVISFYPAEKSVATNSIPTELTDSIHWTTLDAVNKTVSKNIKKNKVKDEKLIMVDFYTDWCGWCKRLDKETYMDPEVIELTNKYFYAIKFDAEQMDSVEFAGKMYKMKAAGKRGTHDFAMEMGSRPGGRIGYPTISFIDPMGKKIAVEAGFKDAAKMKLTLIYYGEGHYKTKDFITFQKEYNQSQLTD; encoded by the coding sequence ATGATAATAGAATTATTAGTTTCTGCAGTAATATCATTTTATCCTGCTGAAAAATCTGTTGCCACCAATTCCATTCCAACTGAATTAACAGACAGTATTCATTGGACCACTCTTGATGCAGTGAATAAAACTGTATCTAAAAATATTAAAAAGAATAAGGTTAAAGATGAAAAACTAATAATGGTTGATTTTTATACTGATTGGTGTGGATGGTGCAAAAGGCTGGATAAGGAAACCTACATGGATCCGGAAGTTATTGAATTGACCAATAAATATTTTTATGCAATAAAATTTGATGCAGAGCAAATGGATTCCGTAGAGTTTGCAGGTAAGATGTACAAGATGAAAGCTGCTGGTAAAAGAGGAACACACGATTTCGCTATGGAAATGGGTTCTCGGCCCGGTGGAAGAATAGGGTATCCAACCATTAGTTTTATTGATCCCATGGGGAAAAAAATTGCAGTGGAGGCCGGATTTAAAGATGCCGCCAAAATGAAACTCACTCTAATTTATTATGGTGAAGGGCATTATAAAACGAAAGATTTTATTACTTTTCAGAAAGAATATAATCAAAGCCAGTTAACGGATTAG
- a CDS encoding KUP/HAK/KT family potassium transporter, whose translation MSAKASHNSKLTGAGVLITLGIVFGDIGTSPIYVMSAIFGDLEISKELIYGGMSCVFWTLIVITTIKYVYLALNADNNGEGGIFALYALLRRYKIKWAIIPALIGCAALIADGFITPPISISSAVEGLKILNPEINTVPIVISILIALFVFQQFGTKVVGSTFGPIMMVWFLMIGTLGTIELVKQPQVLEALNPYWAFNLLANFKGGIWLLGGVFLCTTGAEALYSDLGHCGKSNVRMSWNFVIVMLLLSYLGQSAHAIEMIGEPMHEHSLFYTLMPSWFLPIGIVITSAATIIASQALISGCFTMVNEAMKLKLWTNLKVVYPTTQKGQIYLPAINWFLLTGCIVVVLIFRESRNMEAAYGLAITIDMLMTTLLLTSLMRLRKKSWIVIGAFATVYLFIEGVFFLSNAMKFMHGGWFTMSLALGFFFCLWIFYQARKLRAKHTEFVEIDSYLPAIQDLMRDESIPKEATNLVYMAMVNDKNHIDSNIIYSIFRKRPKRADVYWFVHVDISNDPYLASYSIDTIIPKKIFFVRLRFGFKVDHKVNVMFRKIVEEMAANGEVDILSNYPSLRKHHMYADFKFILLNTRVASDNKLTPWEQFVVKGYRLIKSMSLPTHEDFGLELTNVESEMVPISVRDAIEIKLERIQK comes from the coding sequence ATGTCTGCAAAAGCCTCCCATAATAGTAAACTAACTGGTGCGGGTGTATTAATTACACTCGGAATTGTTTTCGGTGATATTGGTACGTCGCCGATATACGTTATGAGTGCCATTTTTGGCGATCTTGAAATTTCAAAGGAGTTGATCTATGGAGGAATGAGCTGTGTGTTTTGGACACTCATTGTAATTACCACTATAAAATATGTATATCTTGCACTTAATGCTGATAACAATGGAGAAGGAGGGATTTTTGCACTTTATGCCTTATTGCGTCGTTATAAAATTAAGTGGGCGATAATCCCTGCATTAATTGGATGTGCCGCTTTGATTGCAGATGGTTTTATTACTCCTCCAATTTCGATATCCTCTGCAGTGGAGGGATTAAAAATTTTAAATCCGGAGATTAATACTGTCCCCATTGTTATCTCCATATTAATTGCCTTATTTGTTTTTCAACAATTTGGAACAAAAGTAGTGGGAAGCACTTTTGGGCCGATCATGATGGTTTGGTTTCTAATGATTGGAACCTTGGGAACAATTGAATTGGTGAAACAACCACAGGTTTTGGAAGCTTTAAATCCATATTGGGCATTTAATCTTTTAGCAAATTTTAAGGGTGGTATATGGTTGCTTGGCGGGGTTTTTCTTTGCACAACTGGAGCTGAAGCATTATACTCTGATCTTGGTCACTGCGGAAAATCAAATGTACGCATGAGTTGGAATTTTGTTATTGTTATGTTGCTTTTAAGTTATCTTGGTCAATCTGCACATGCTATTGAAATGATTGGAGAGCCCATGCATGAACACAGTTTATTTTATACTCTCATGCCCTCCTGGTTCCTTCCAATTGGAATTGTAATTACTTCAGCTGCCACCATTATTGCCAGTCAGGCATTGATCAGCGGATGTTTTACTATGGTGAATGAGGCAATGAAATTGAAACTTTGGACAAACCTTAAAGTAGTATATCCCACTACACAAAAAGGTCAAATTTATTTACCTGCAATTAACTGGTTTTTATTAACAGGATGTATTGTTGTTGTTTTAATATTCCGTGAATCACGAAATATGGAAGCTGCGTATGGTCTGGCAATTACTATTGATATGCTTATGACCACTTTATTGTTGACGAGTTTAATGCGATTGCGAAAAAAGAGTTGGATAGTGATAGGCGCATTTGCTACCGTGTATTTATTTATTGAAGGTGTGTTTTTCCTTTCTAATGCCATGAAATTCATGCATGGTGGTTGGTTTACGATGTCGCTTGCTTTAGGATTTTTCTTCTGTTTATGGATATTCTACCAAGCCAGAAAATTGCGCGCAAAACACACGGAATTTGTGGAGATCGACAGTTATTTGCCTGCAATACAAGATCTAATGCGTGATGAATCTATACCAAAAGAAGCAACCAATTTGGTGTATATGGCGATGGTAAATGATAAAAATCATATAGACTCGAATATCATTTATTCCATTTTCAGAAAAAGACCAAAACGCGCAGATGTATATTGGTTTGTGCACGTTGATATTTCCAATGATCCATATTTAGCTTCTTATTCCATTGATACCATAATTCCTAAAAAGATATTTTTTGTCAGGTTGCGATTTGGATTTAAAGTGGATCACAAAGTGAATGTGATGTTCCGAAAAATTGTGGAGGAAATGGCAGCGAATGGAGAGGTGGATATATTGAGTAATTACCCAAGTTTGCGCAAACATCATATGTATGCCGATTTTAAATTTATTCTTCTAAATACAAGAGTAGCCAGCGATAATAAATTAACCCCTTGGGAACAATTTGTCGTGAAAGGCTATCGCCTCATTAAATCAATGAGTCTTCCAACACATGAAGATTTTGGTCTCGAACTCACCAACGTCGAATCAGAAATGGTGCCTATCAGTGTGCGCGATGCCATTGAGATCAAGCTGGAGAGGATACAGAAGTGA